A single genomic interval of Nonomuraea rubra harbors:
- a CDS encoding TetR/AcrR family transcriptional regulator, whose product MAVSARRGAPLTLEEISSTALRLMDEGGVEGLSMRKLAAELSVNPMSLYHHVDNKEALIRLICSTAAQRMELPPDDGSPWQDQLRALALAYHRNALEHPAMWHHLHNHPEIIADRGLVIWQTLYRILRLAGLPEQELRRTSDVLHAFVTGFVIAETTGHLPPDEVERDFDTAIKLIIGGLAGMSGLSG is encoded by the coding sequence ATGGCCGTGAGCGCGCGCAGGGGCGCACCCCTGACTCTCGAAGAGATCAGCTCCACCGCCCTGCGTCTGATGGACGAGGGCGGCGTCGAAGGGTTGTCCATGCGCAAGCTGGCGGCCGAGCTGAGCGTCAACCCCATGTCGCTGTATCACCACGTGGATAACAAGGAAGCGCTGATCAGGCTGATCTGCTCGACGGCCGCGCAGCGCATGGAGCTGCCGCCGGACGACGGCTCGCCCTGGCAGGACCAGCTCCGGGCGCTGGCCCTGGCCTACCACCGCAACGCGCTGGAACACCCGGCCATGTGGCACCACCTGCACAACCACCCCGAGATCATCGCGGACCGGGGCCTGGTCATCTGGCAGACCCTCTACCGCATCCTGCGCCTGGCCGGGCTGCCGGAGCAGGAGCTGCGGCGGACGAGCGACGTGCTGCACGCCTTCGTCACGGGCTTCGTCATCGCCGAGACGACGGGACACCTGCCGCCCGACGAGGTCGAGCGGGACTTCGACACGGCCATCAAGCTGATCATCGGCGGGCTGGCCGGGATGTCGGGACTGTCCGGCTGA
- a CDS encoding DUF998 domain-containing protein, producing MTTTRTLLLCGAAGAPLFVIVLLAEGALRPHYNPVYHSGSQLSLGDRGWIQIANFVVSGLLMLPYAEGVRRALASRWTAVLIALVGVGLVGAGVFVMDPMQGYPPGAPPGIPAATSGHHSAHDLASLLVFLALPLACVTAAFRLKGWWRAYSLVTAVATVALFLAYGQAFTQDAPNAGLIQRVLIVTGWTWLTLLALRLSRTVPTSRPARR from the coding sequence ATGACGACCACCAGGACGCTGCTGCTCTGTGGCGCCGCCGGCGCGCCCCTCTTCGTGATCGTGCTGCTCGCCGAAGGCGCCCTGCGCCCCCACTACAACCCCGTGTACCACTCCGGCAGCCAGCTCAGCCTCGGCGACCGCGGCTGGATCCAGATCGCGAACTTCGTCGTGTCCGGCCTGCTGATGCTGCCCTACGCCGAGGGCGTGCGCCGCGCCCTGGCCTCCCGCTGGACGGCCGTGCTGATCGCCCTGGTCGGCGTGGGCCTGGTCGGCGCGGGCGTGTTCGTGATGGACCCGATGCAGGGTTACCCGCCGGGCGCCCCGCCCGGGATCCCGGCCGCCACGAGCGGGCACCACAGCGCCCACGACCTGGCCTCGCTGCTGGTCTTCCTCGCGCTGCCGCTCGCCTGCGTGACCGCCGCGTTCCGGCTGAAGGGCTGGTGGCGGGCGTACTCGCTGGTCACGGCGGTCGCCACGGTGGCGCTGTTCCTCGCCTACGGCCAGGCGTTCACGCAGGACGCGCCCAACGCGGGCCTGATCCAGCGGGTGCTCATCGTGACGGGCTGGACCTGGCTCACCCTCCTGGCACTGCGGCTCAGCCGGACAGTCCCGACATCCCGGCCAGCCCGCCGATGA
- a CDS encoding sensor histidine kinase has translation MTVVPRRLLPAELAALDGWPAGRRTARDWAADAGLFAFAVIIAVEQAAAYPPAGADFVPAWLVAVNPWVAAVACLALWWRRRHPTGLAVAMIGALALSGSAMGAAMVAGLTVAVHRPWGRAAAVTGAYLLVCGYYGLFADPPGVQRPVLLASLLLMLGGPLCLGMAVRARRLLVAGLRREAEVSAREHRLELAEARRAEREHRLALAEARRAERERLAREMHDVLAHRVSLLSVHAGALAYRSSRAAAGTGPPLDAEEVAGAVEVIQDNARLALDELRDVLSVLRDGEPAGAPPQPGLADLPRLVAEAEAAGQRVELTVGDEVAARAGSVRAHVQRTAYRTVQEGLTNARRHGPPGAEVRVRVTGVPGDELIVTVENPVTGGGSPAGAGGGKGLIGLGERAVLDGGGLEHGVRGGVFVLSARLPWQI, from the coding sequence ATGACGGTCGTGCCACGCCGGCTGCTGCCCGCCGAGCTCGCCGCGCTCGACGGGTGGCCCGCCGGCCGCCGTACGGCACGCGACTGGGCCGCCGACGCCGGGCTGTTCGCGTTCGCCGTGATCATCGCGGTGGAGCAGGCCGCCGCGTACCCTCCCGCCGGGGCGGACTTCGTGCCCGCGTGGCTCGTGGCGGTCAATCCCTGGGTGGCGGCGGTGGCGTGCCTGGCCCTGTGGTGGCGGCGGCGCCACCCGACGGGGCTCGCGGTGGCGATGATCGGCGCGCTGGCCCTGTCGGGCTCGGCCATGGGGGCGGCGATGGTGGCGGGGCTCACCGTGGCCGTGCACCGGCCGTGGGGGCGGGCGGCGGCGGTCACGGGGGCGTACCTGCTGGTGTGCGGGTACTACGGGCTGTTCGCCGACCCGCCGGGGGTGCAGCGGCCGGTGCTGCTGGCCTCGCTGCTGCTGATGCTCGGCGGGCCGCTGTGCCTGGGCATGGCCGTACGGGCGCGCCGCCTCCTGGTCGCCGGCCTGCGGCGGGAGGCCGAGGTGAGCGCGCGCGAGCACCGGCTGGAGCTCGCCGAGGCGCGCAGGGCCGAGCGGGAGCACCGGCTCGCGCTGGCCGAGGCGCGCAGGGCGGAGCGCGAGCGGCTGGCCCGTGAGATGCACGACGTGCTGGCCCACCGGGTGTCGCTGCTGAGCGTGCACGCGGGCGCGCTCGCCTACCGCAGCTCCCGCGCCGCCGCCGGGACGGGGCCGCCGCTGGACGCCGAGGAGGTGGCCGGGGCGGTGGAGGTGATCCAGGACAACGCCCGGCTGGCGCTGGACGAGCTCCGGGACGTGCTGTCGGTGCTGCGGGACGGCGAGCCCGCGGGCGCCCCGCCGCAGCCGGGCCTGGCCGACCTGCCGCGCCTGGTCGCCGAGGCGGAGGCCGCCGGGCAGCGGGTGGAGCTCACGGTCGGGGACGAGGTGGCGGCGCGGGCGGGCTCGGTGCGGGCGCACGTGCAGCGGACCGCGTACCGGACGGTTCAGGAGGGGCTCACCAACGCGCGCAGGCACGGGCCGCCGGGCGCCGAGGTGCGGGTACGCGTGACCGGCGTCCCGGGCGACGAGCTGATCGTCACGGTGGAGAACCCCGTCACCGGCGGCGGGTCGCCCGCCGGGGCGGGCGGGGGCAAGGGGCTGATCGGGCTCGGTGAGCGGGCCGTGCTCGACGGGGGCGGCCTGGAGCACGGGGTGCGCGGCGGGGTGTTCGTGCTGTCGGCGCGGCTACCGTGGCAGATCTAG
- a CDS encoding response regulator encodes MAEPIRVLLVDDDPLVCAGLRLMLRGAPDVEVVGEAADGADVPGAVERLAPDVVLMDIRMPYLDGIAATRALAARRGRAPRVIVLTTFDADGTVIEALRAGASGFLVKHTPPEQIVEAVRRAAAGEPVLSPGVARTLISHVTGAPDARTRRARDGLARLTGREREVALAVAEGTSNAEIAALLHLSVGAVKAHISSALAKLGLANRTQLAILAHDARAGEDEDEG; translated from the coding sequence GTGGCTGAGCCGATCCGGGTCCTGCTCGTGGACGACGACCCGCTGGTGTGCGCCGGGCTGCGGCTGATGCTGCGCGGCGCGCCCGACGTCGAGGTGGTCGGGGAGGCCGCCGACGGGGCCGACGTGCCGGGGGCCGTCGAGCGGCTGGCCCCCGACGTGGTGCTGATGGACATCCGGATGCCGTACCTGGACGGGATCGCCGCGACCCGGGCGCTCGCCGCGCGCCGGGGCCGCGCGCCGCGGGTGATCGTGCTGACCACGTTCGACGCGGACGGGACGGTGATCGAGGCGTTGCGGGCGGGCGCGTCGGGGTTCCTGGTCAAGCACACGCCGCCCGAGCAGATCGTCGAGGCCGTACGGCGGGCCGCCGCCGGCGAGCCGGTCCTGTCCCCCGGGGTCGCCCGCACCCTCATCTCCCACGTCACCGGCGCTCCCGACGCCCGCACCAGGCGCGCCCGCGACGGCCTGGCCCGGCTGACCGGACGCGAGCGCGAGGTCGCCCTGGCCGTGGCGGAAGGCACCTCGAACGCCGAGATCGCCGCACTCCTGCACCTGTCGGTGGGGGCCGTCAAGGCGCACATCTCCAGCGCCCTGGCCAAGCTGGGGCTGGCCAACCGCACCCAGCTCGCCATCCTGGCCCACGACGCCCGCGCCGGCGAGGACGAGGACGAGGGCTAG
- a CDS encoding serine/threonine-protein kinase, with protein sequence MTAVPATPPVPGDPAEVAPYRILGRLGEGGQGVVYLGESPRGERVAVKVLRHGPEADGGPGDWADFAREIELTRRVKAFCTANVLATGDLNGLPYVVSEYVDGPSLAQVIARRGPLRGAELRRLAIGTLTALTAIHQAGVVHRDFKPGNVLLGRDGPRVIDFGIARGLDAGERTAGELVGTPPYMAPEQFSEAGSGPPADLFAWACTIVAAGTGRPPFGSGHLPVVINRILTSEPEVGDLQGDLRELVLRCLAKNPAERPAASRALLALLGHPVPPQRLLATGQESAAPPESRPTPNQEPAAQSAEPGVRAPRRGRRYAAAVAALVLVAGGAAYALTRAPGEQAAQAVTPSPERPVPSSERSMPSPGRSAPSPERSAHTPAEPMRTSSTATVRLPGWSIKVHDNPDDPLWVSSVFGAADDPVVGNPAYVRDPASGTFTFFGNLQTPVVSPGGRYVAALSIGTLARTDFNVLRLVTRRTGEDVGIRTSDKPGDTTDLRWSDDGRLLLSVHEGTGKARRATGFVVVDPVTRAVTVRDVPGGGAGPYVWGPGDSVLHQSGDGAVRLYDLKGAELRSFTGVGELLAANAVTGPGHGTVFGTRCPQPGRRLCLWDAVTGRRAAEVPLGEGHEFQGWLDGEHYLATTSSGGRTRMVMTDLRGKAVRTLVEGPAKELDGVTVSLTVR encoded by the coding sequence ATGACGGCCGTGCCCGCCACCCCGCCGGTCCCCGGGGACCCCGCCGAGGTGGCGCCGTACCGCATCCTGGGCCGGCTCGGCGAGGGCGGGCAGGGCGTGGTGTACCTGGGAGAGTCGCCGCGGGGCGAGCGGGTCGCGGTCAAGGTGCTGCGGCACGGCCCGGAGGCCGACGGCGGGCCCGGCGACTGGGCGGACTTCGCCAGGGAGATCGAGCTGACCCGCCGCGTGAAGGCGTTCTGCACCGCCAACGTGCTGGCGACCGGCGACCTGAACGGGCTGCCGTACGTCGTCAGCGAGTACGTGGACGGCCCGTCGCTGGCCCAGGTGATCGCGCGGCGCGGGCCGTTGCGCGGCGCGGAGCTGCGCCGGCTGGCGATCGGCACGCTGACCGCGCTGACGGCGATCCACCAGGCGGGAGTGGTGCACCGGGACTTCAAGCCGGGCAACGTGCTGCTCGGCAGGGACGGCCCGAGGGTGATCGACTTCGGGATCGCGCGCGGGCTGGACGCGGGGGAGCGCACCGCGGGGGAACTGGTGGGGACGCCGCCGTACATGGCGCCTGAGCAGTTCTCCGAGGCGGGCTCCGGGCCGCCGGCCGACCTGTTCGCGTGGGCCTGCACGATCGTGGCGGCGGGTACGGGCCGGCCGCCGTTCGGCTCCGGCCACCTCCCGGTGGTGATCAACCGCATCCTCACGTCGGAACCCGAGGTGGGCGACCTCCAGGGCGATCTGCGGGAGCTGGTGCTGCGTTGCCTCGCCAAGAATCCGGCCGAGCGGCCGGCGGCGTCGCGCGCGCTGCTGGCCCTGCTCGGACACCCCGTGCCGCCCCAGCGCCTCCTCGCCACCGGCCAGGAGTCCGCAGCGCCCCCCGAGTCGCGCCCCACGCCCAACCAGGAGCCCGCGGCGCAATCCGCAGAACCCGGGGTGCGGGCGCCCCGGCGGGGGCGCCGGTACGCGGCCGCCGTGGCGGCGCTGGTGCTGGTGGCGGGTGGCGCGGCGTACGCGCTGACGCGGGCGCCCGGCGAGCAGGCCGCCCAGGCGGTCACGCCCTCGCCGGAGCGCCCGGTGCCCTCATCGGAGCGTTCGATGCCGTCGCCGGGGCGTTCGGCGCCCTCGCCCGAGCGTTCGGCGCACACACCCGCCGAGCCGATGCGGACCTCCTCGACGGCGACCGTCCGTCTCCCCGGCTGGTCGATCAAGGTGCACGACAACCCGGACGACCCGCTGTGGGTGTCGTCGGTCTTCGGCGCGGCGGACGACCCGGTGGTGGGCAACCCGGCGTACGTCCGCGACCCGGCGTCGGGAACGTTCACCTTCTTCGGCAACCTCCAGACCCCGGTGGTCTCCCCCGGCGGCCGATACGTCGCCGCCCTGAGCATCGGCACCCTGGCCCGTACCGACTTCAACGTGCTGCGCCTGGTGACCCGCCGCACCGGTGAGGACGTCGGGATCCGCACGTCCGACAAGCCCGGCGACACCACCGACCTGCGCTGGAGCGACGACGGGCGCCTGCTCCTGAGCGTCCACGAGGGCACGGGCAAGGCCCGCCGCGCCACCGGCTTCGTGGTCGTGGACCCGGTCACCAGGGCCGTCACCGTCCGCGACGTCCCCGGCGGCGGCGCCGGCCCGTACGTCTGGGGGCCGGGCGACAGCGTGCTGCACCAGAGCGGCGACGGCGCGGTCCGCCTGTACGACCTGAAGGGCGCCGAGCTGCGCTCCTTCACCGGAGTCGGCGAGCTCCTCGCCGCCAACGCGGTGACCGGCCCGGGGCACGGCACGGTGTTCGGCACCCGATGCCCACAGCCTGGCCGCCGCCTGTGCCTGTGGGACGCCGTCACGGGCCGGCGCGCGGCCGAGGTGCCGCTCGGCGAGGGCCACGAGTTCCAGGGCTGGCTGGACGGCGAGCACTACCTCGCCACGACCTCCAGCGGCGGCCGCACCAGGATGGTGATGACGGACCTGCGGGGCAAGGCGGTGCGCACCCTGGTCGAGGGCCCGGCGAAGGAGCTGGACGGAGTGACGGTCTCGCTGACCGTCCGGTGA
- a CDS encoding serine/threonine protein kinase, with protein MPVIKPLRAGDPSEIGSYRLAGRLGASTYLGEPDDGERVVVKVLPADVDPGRFLEAVAPLQDVSAFCTAQVLGSGTLEDGRPFVVSEYIDGPTLREAVAAGQRLSDAALHRFAVGTVTALVALHQLGSAHGEVGPDTVVLGPDGPRVIGFGPARAMASTGAATTRTVDVPAFAAPERLQGAAAGPAADLFSWAATIAYASSGRSPFDGGSMAGTVNRIAHAEPELPELGDLRELVLACLDKDPARRPPASDVLLRLVGETSFLTGTVPGSGPDTDEPPGGEAPAPPPAPPQVAAAGRRRGTVLVAVAAFVAGAVLSGGGVYALTGQRGTPPGPPPAALPATALPATAPPGTALPTTAAPPTQAGAVITAAPRITAGVTAAPVPSVARKADKDVKLPDIGATLHEHTSDAVRLAAYLQAKEPYHAFARDAAGAFKQAVEAEYSDDISLAFTFTPDGGLARGYHDGDTNGIDFYNDAGQVTRSMHWVGKPRNRDWFSPSGKLFYTVCPKGGELCVWNAETGVRVATVPGISSDAHLLGWFDEAHLLLQQPDKKNDERAEVRILNLVGDVSRVLADVNPLNGALNWAPVAR; from the coding sequence ATGCCGGTGATCAAGCCGCTGCGTGCGGGGGATCCTTCGGAGATCGGGTCGTATCGGCTCGCGGGAAGGCTGGGCGCGAGCACCTACCTCGGTGAGCCGGACGACGGTGAGCGGGTGGTCGTCAAGGTCCTGCCCGCGGACGTCGATCCCGGGCGGTTCCTGGAGGCCGTCGCGCCGCTCCAGGACGTCTCCGCCTTCTGCACGGCGCAGGTCCTCGGCTCCGGCACGCTGGAGGACGGGCGGCCGTTCGTCGTGAGCGAGTACATCGACGGGCCGACGTTGCGGGAGGCCGTCGCCGCGGGGCAGCGGCTGAGCGACGCGGCGCTGCACCGGTTCGCGGTGGGGACGGTGACCGCCCTGGTCGCCCTGCACCAGCTCGGGTCGGCGCACGGCGAGGTGGGGCCGGACACGGTGGTGCTCGGGCCGGACGGCCCCCGGGTGATCGGGTTCGGCCCGGCCCGGGCGATGGCGTCCACCGGTGCGGCCACGACCCGCACGGTGGACGTTCCCGCGTTCGCCGCGCCGGAGCGGTTACAAGGAGCCGCGGCCGGTCCGGCGGCGGACCTGTTCTCGTGGGCGGCGACGATCGCCTACGCGTCGTCCGGGCGTTCGCCCTTCGACGGCGGCTCGATGGCCGGCACGGTGAACCGCATCGCCCACGCCGAGCCGGAGCTGCCGGAGCTCGGCGACCTGCGGGAGCTGGTGCTGGCCTGCCTGGACAAGGATCCGGCACGGCGCCCGCCCGCGAGCGACGTGCTGCTGCGCCTGGTGGGAGAGACGAGCTTCCTGACCGGCACGGTGCCCGGGAGCGGGCCGGACACGGACGAGCCGCCCGGCGGTGAGGCGCCGGCGCCGCCACCGGCCCCGCCGCAGGTCGCGGCGGCCGGACGGCGGCGGGGCACGGTGCTGGTCGCGGTGGCGGCGTTCGTCGCGGGGGCCGTGCTGTCGGGCGGCGGCGTGTACGCGCTCACCGGCCAGCGCGGCACGCCCCCCGGCCCGCCTCCCGCCGCCCTGCCCGCCACCGCCCTGCCCGCCACCGCTCCGCCTGGCACCGCCCTGCCCACCACCGCCGCTCCGCCCACGCAGGCGGGAGCGGTGATCACGGCGGCGCCGCGGATCACGGCCGGTGTGACGGCCGCGCCCGTGCCGTCGGTGGCCAGGAAGGCAGACAAGGACGTCAAGCTGCCCGACATCGGCGCCACCCTGCACGAGCACACCTCCGACGCGGTGCGCCTGGCCGCCTACCTGCAGGCCAAGGAGCCGTACCACGCCTTCGCCCGCGACGCCGCGGGCGCGTTCAAGCAGGCGGTCGAGGCCGAGTACTCCGACGACATCAGCCTGGCGTTCACCTTCACCCCGGACGGCGGGCTGGCACGCGGATACCACGACGGCGACACCAACGGCATCGACTTCTACAACGACGCCGGCCAGGTCACCCGGAGCATGCACTGGGTGGGCAAGCCGCGCAACCGCGACTGGTTCTCCCCCTCGGGCAAGCTGTTCTACACCGTCTGCCCCAAGGGCGGGGAGCTGTGCGTGTGGAACGCGGAGACGGGCGTGCGGGTGGCCACGGTCCCGGGGATCAGCTCCGACGCGCACCTGCTCGGCTGGTTCGACGAGGCCCACCTGCTCCTCCAGCAGCCCGACAAGAAGAACGACGAACGCGCCGAGGTGCGCATCCTGAACCTGGTCGGCGACGTGTCGCGGGTGCTCGCGGACGTCAACCCGCTCAACGGCGCCCTGAACTGGGCGCCCGTGGCGCGATGA
- a CDS encoding right-handed parallel beta-helix repeat-containing protein gives MRLLSVAVLASLLPAIPSTAFAQSGAASAGTTYYVDSRAGDDAAAGTSAATAWKSLEKLAAAELKPGDTVAVKRGGSFTGPLTLEAGGTAAQPITIKAYGSGALARITGSDDDCVVVKGNHWAISGLHASNCRWAGFRLDGDNNELSGIKADRNIAGVFVSPSGSRNTIRDSVLTDNNRMSVNDDGGDNDSGAFGVLLNGDDNVVTGNTITGSFAKSADYGIDGAAVEIFNGDRNTVTHNISRNNETFTELGAQKGKTATGNVFAFNVVTSSRSRGSFLITRGSRHIVGPVKGTIAVHNSVYLPAKDTIGWSCHDGCSPSILKLRNNVISVGGVAGWEDGSGADEDGGVYQGRTSKFKPGPKSVIADPKFVSRTDLRLRPGSPALGRGVALTPKWYGGKAYGKDIKGKALSRPLDSGAYQH, from the coding sequence ATGAGGTTGCTGTCCGTAGCCGTGCTGGCCTCGCTCCTGCCCGCAATACCGTCGACGGCCTTCGCTCAGTCCGGCGCCGCCAGTGCGGGCACCACTTACTACGTGGACTCCCGCGCCGGAGACGACGCCGCAGCCGGCACCAGCGCCGCCACGGCGTGGAAGAGCCTGGAGAAGCTCGCCGCCGCCGAGCTCAAGCCGGGCGACACCGTCGCCGTCAAGCGCGGCGGCAGCTTCACCGGCCCGCTCACGCTGGAGGCCGGCGGCACCGCCGCCCAGCCGATCACGATCAAGGCGTACGGCAGCGGCGCCCTCGCCAGGATCACCGGGAGCGACGACGACTGCGTCGTGGTCAAGGGCAACCACTGGGCGATCAGCGGCCTGCACGCCTCCAACTGCCGCTGGGCCGGCTTCCGGCTCGACGGCGACAACAACGAGCTGAGCGGGATCAAGGCCGACCGCAACATCGCCGGCGTCTTCGTCTCGCCCTCCGGCTCCCGCAACACCATCCGCGACAGCGTCCTGACCGACAACAACCGGATGAGCGTCAACGACGACGGCGGCGACAACGACTCCGGCGCCTTCGGCGTGCTCCTCAACGGCGACGACAACGTGGTGACCGGCAACACCATCACCGGCAGCTTCGCCAAGAGCGCCGACTACGGCATCGACGGGGCCGCCGTCGAGATCTTCAACGGCGACCGCAACACGGTCACCCACAACATCTCCAGGAACAACGAGACCTTCACCGAGCTCGGCGCCCAGAAGGGCAAGACCGCCACCGGCAACGTCTTCGCCTTCAACGTCGTCACCTCCTCCCGCAGCCGCGGCTCCTTCCTCATCACCCGCGGCTCCCGCCACATCGTCGGCCCCGTCAAGGGCACGATCGCCGTGCACAACTCCGTCTACCTGCCGGCCAAGGACACCATCGGCTGGTCCTGCCACGACGGCTGCTCCCCGTCGATCCTGAAGCTGCGCAACAACGTGATCTCGGTCGGCGGGGTGGCCGGCTGGGAGGACGGGTCGGGGGCCGACGAGGACGGCGGCGTCTACCAGGGGCGGACGTCGAAGTTCAAGCCGGGGCCCAAGTCGGTGATCGCCGATCCGAAATTCGTCTCCCGTACGGACCTGCGGCTGCGGCCGGGCTCGCCGGCGCTGGGGCGCGGGGTGGCGCTCACGCCCAAGTGGTACGGCGGCAAGGCGTACGGCAAGGACATCAAGGGCAAGGCGCTGTCCCGGCCGCTGGACTCCGGGGCCTACCAGCACTGA
- a CDS encoding glycoside hydrolase family 13 protein — translation MLRFLGEPHHDGSALYVSDQRPALGARVTLWLRAPLAAGVTAVHVRAVHDGEPRYFEAAVDRGRQASGYGRTDVWWRAEITAVNPVTPYRFLLHTTAGQRWLTAAGVAAHDLTDAGDFRLVCHQAPPEWMSDAIVYQIFPDRYDRSRPMAELPDWALPREWDRDPVIPAGPGTAEQFYGGDLDGITRRLDHIQSLGADTVYLTPIFPARSNHRYNASTFEHVDPLLGGDEALHRLSGALHARGMRLLGDITTNHTGDTHEWFTAAVSDVNAPERDMFYFDPVTGDYESWWGFKTLPKLNWGSELVRSHMTAVLKKWLGPFDGWRVDVANMTGRRGADDYAAEVAARLRARLGPGAAFIAEHNHDATRDLDRDGWQGTMNYGGFTRPVWTWLRGPDCDLEHFLGVPGGVPHRDGTATLAAFRSFASQMSWRSLVHSWQLLDSHDTPRVRTVTGSRERHLLATGLQATLPGTPMVFAGSEYGLTGVNGEHSRTPMPWNRPADQDLHTLAGYRDLFGLRRAEPALRHGGLRWLHADADCLVFARETYDETILVSARRAPGEPLAIGTHATGLYNAQDGDVIPGGGPSLRMWRLTR, via the coding sequence GTGCTGCGATTTCTGGGGGAGCCGCATCACGACGGCTCGGCTCTGTATGTCTCCGACCAGCGGCCCGCGCTAGGCGCGCGCGTCACGCTCTGGCTGCGCGCGCCGCTGGCCGCCGGGGTCACCGCCGTGCACGTCCGGGCCGTGCACGACGGCGAGCCGCGCTACTTCGAGGCCGCGGTGGACCGGGGCAGGCAGGCGAGCGGGTACGGCAGGACCGACGTCTGGTGGCGGGCCGAGATCACCGCGGTCAACCCCGTCACCCCGTACCGCTTCCTGCTCCACACCACGGCCGGGCAGCGCTGGCTGACCGCGGCCGGGGTCGCCGCGCACGACCTCACCGACGCCGGCGACTTCCGCCTCGTCTGCCACCAGGCCCCGCCCGAGTGGATGTCGGACGCGATCGTCTACCAGATCTTCCCCGACCGTTACGACCGCTCGCGGCCCATGGCGGAGCTGCCCGACTGGGCGCTGCCGCGCGAGTGGGACCGCGACCCGGTGATCCCGGCCGGCCCCGGCACCGCCGAGCAGTTCTACGGCGGCGACCTCGACGGCATCACCCGGCGCCTCGACCACATCCAGAGCCTCGGCGCCGACACCGTCTACCTGACGCCGATCTTCCCCGCCCGCTCCAACCACCGCTACAACGCCTCCACCTTCGAGCACGTGGACCCGCTGCTCGGCGGCGACGAGGCGCTGCACCGCCTGTCCGGCGCGCTGCACGCGCGCGGCATGCGGCTGCTCGGCGACATCACCACCAACCACACCGGCGACACGCACGAATGGTTCACCGCCGCCGTCTCCGACGTGAACGCGCCGGAACGTGACATGTTCTACTTCGACCCGGTGACCGGCGACTACGAGTCCTGGTGGGGCTTCAAGACGCTGCCCAAGCTCAACTGGGGCAGCGAGCTGGTGCGCAGCCACATGACGGCGGTGCTGAAGAAGTGGCTCGGCCCGTTCGACGGCTGGCGCGTGGACGTGGCCAACATGACCGGCAGGCGCGGCGCCGACGACTACGCGGCCGAGGTCGCCGCCCGGCTGCGCGCCCGGCTCGGCCCCGGCGCCGCCTTCATCGCCGAGCACAACCACGACGCCACCCGCGACCTCGACCGCGACGGCTGGCAGGGCACCATGAACTACGGCGGCTTCACCCGCCCCGTCTGGACCTGGCTGCGCGGCCCCGACTGCGACCTGGAGCACTTCCTCGGCGTGCCCGGCGGCGTGCCGCACCGCGACGGCACCGCCACGCTGGCCGCGTTCAGATCGTTCGCCTCGCAGATGTCGTGGCGCTCGCTCGTGCACTCCTGGCAGCTCCTCGACTCGCACGACACGCCCCGCGTCCGCACAGTGACCGGCTCGCGCGAGCGCCACCTGCTCGCCACCGGCCTGCAGGCCACGCTGCCCGGCACGCCGATGGTCTTCGCCGGCAGCGAGTACGGCCTGACCGGCGTCAACGGCGAGCACTCGCGCACGCCCATGCCCTGGAACCGGCCCGCCGACCAGGACCTCCACACGCTGGCCGGCTACCGCGACCTGTTCGGGCTGCGCCGGGCCGAGCCCGCCCTGCGCCACGGCGGCCTGCGCTGGCTGCACGCCGACGCCGACTGCCTGGTGTTCGCGCGCGAGACCTACGACGAGACCATCCTCGTCTCCGCCCGCCGCGCGCCCGGCGAGCCGCTCGCCATCGGCACGCACGCCACCGGCCTCTACAACGCCCAGGACGGCGACGTCATCCCGGGCGGGGGACCTTCGCTACGCATGTGGCGCCTCACACGCTGA
- a CDS encoding sugar ABC transporter permease: MTLRHAFVLVVCAFAVFPILFVLSAAINPMGTLASTELLPTGASLNNFANLLTSDTYPFGRWFFNSVFIALASSFASLLLSMFAAYAFSRMRFAGRRVGMMALLLIQMFPQFLAIVTIFMIFTEVTELYPAFGFNTAWGLLLLYLGGALGVNTWLMKGFLDTVPKELDEAATVDGATHAQIFWRVIMPLVTPILAVTALLAFIGTMSEFLMANVFLRDPESKTLAVGMYGMIAGDHRNANFGMFAAATLITAVPTVGVFLWLQKYIVSGLTAGAVKG, from the coding sequence ATGACGCTCCGGCACGCCTTCGTGCTCGTCGTGTGCGCGTTCGCGGTGTTCCCGATCCTGTTCGTGCTCTCCGCCGCGATCAACCCGATGGGCACGCTCGCCTCCACCGAGCTGCTGCCCACGGGCGCGAGCCTGAACAACTTCGCCAACCTGCTGACCTCCGACACCTACCCGTTCGGGCGGTGGTTCTTCAACTCGGTGTTCATCGCGCTGGCCTCGTCGTTCGCGAGCCTGCTGCTGTCGATGTTCGCCGCGTACGCCTTCAGCCGCATGCGCTTCGCCGGCCGCCGGGTCGGCATGATGGCGCTGCTGCTCATCCAGATGTTCCCGCAGTTCCTGGCCATCGTGACGATCTTCATGATCTTCACCGAGGTGACCGAGCTCTACCCCGCCTTCGGCTTCAACACCGCGTGGGGCCTGCTGCTGCTCTACCTCGGCGGCGCGCTCGGCGTGAACACCTGGCTGATGAAGGGCTTCCTCGACACCGTGCCCAAGGAGCTGGACGAGGCCGCCACCGTCGACGGCGCCACCCACGCCCAGATCTTCTGGAGGGTCATCATGCCGCTGGTCACGCCGATCCTCGCGGTCACCGCGCTGCTGGCGTTCATCGGCACCATGAGCGAGTTCCTCATGGCCAACGTGTTCCTGCGCGACCCCGAGAGCAAGACGCTGGCCGTCGGCATGTACGGCATGATCGCCGGCGACCACCGCAACGCCAACTTCGGCATGTTCGCCGCCGCCACCCTCATTACCGCCGTTCCGACGGTCGGTGTGTTCCTCTGGTTGCAGAAGTACATCGTCTCCGGCCTGACCGCCGGGGCAGTCAAGGGATAG